GATGCCGTTGCCGATGCCGCTCGAGCCGCCGACGATCAGCATCTGCTGGCCGCCAAAATCGAGATCGTTCATCGCGGTTTCTCCCTTGTTGTCGTGTCGCGGCTCTGACGGCGCGCGTTTGACCTGTGTCCCAATCGATGCGAGCCTTGTCAATCGGAGCCGGACCGCGACGCGCGTCCGCGCAATTCCGCAACAAGAAACAACCGGAGGAAACCGATGAGCTACAAACCCCTCAGCCGTTCCGTCGAAGGCCTGCGCGTGCTGATCACGGGTGCTGCGAGCGGCATGGGCCGCGCCACCGCGCATGTGTTCGCCGACGAAGGCGCGCGCGTCGCCGTCACCGACGTGACGCGCGACGCCGCGCAGCCGGTGGCCGAGGCGATCCAAGCGCGCGGCGGCGACGCGACCGCGTTCGCGCTCGATGTCGGCGACGCCGCCGCGATCAAGGCCGGCGTCGACGCGATCGCGCAGGCGCTCGGCGGGCTCGACATCGTCATCAACAATGCCGGCATTTCAGTGCGACTGCCGATCGACGACGACGGCTACGACGCCGGCTGGGACCGCGCGCTCGCGGTGATGCTGAGCGCACATCCGCGCGTGATCCGCGCCGCGCTGCCCTATCTGCGCAAGTCGTCTTCGCCGCGGATCGTCAACATCGCCTCCACCGAAGCGCTCGGCGCCACCGCCGGCCACAGCGCCTATTCGGCCGCGAAGGCCGGCGTCACCGGTCTCACGCGCTCGCTCGCGGTCGAGCTCGGCCCCGAAGGCATCACCGTCAATTGCATCTGCCCGGGTCCGATCACCACCGCGATGACCGACCGCATCAGCGACGACCACAAGCAGAAATACGCCCGCCGCCGCACCGCGCTGCACCGCTACGGCGCCCCGGAAGAAGTCGCCCACATGACGCTGAGCCTGTGCCTCCCCGCCGCGTCGTTCCTCACCGGCGTGGTGATTCCGGTCGACGGGGGATTGATGGCGAGGAATGCGTGAGGGCGACGATCCACTGGTGCGCGGCTTCCTTTCCCTCCCCCTTGTGGGGAGGGTGGACGGCCCGATGCTAATCGGGCCGGACGGGTGGGGGTGGCAACGCGTCGAGGACGGTCTGCATCACACCGTCGAAATGGCGATCGATGTCCGAATTCCAGAACCGGAGAACGCGAAACCCTTCGCCGCGCAGGAATGCGTCACGCTGCTGATCGGCAGCGATACCGTCTGGCATCCCGTGCTGGCCGCCGTCCGCCTCGATGACGATCTTTGCGCCGAAGCAGACGAAATCGACAATGTAGCGACCGATCGGGGCCTGTCGGCGGAAGTGATAGCCGCGAGACTTCAACTGGCGGAGTTGCACCCACAGCCGGGCTTCCTGCGGAGTGAGGCGTTTGCGGAGGGTTCGGGCGGTAGCAATCGGCACGGCTGATCTCTCGGCTGATCAGCAAGGGTCGATCAAGTTCCGCAAACGGTCAATGCTGCGAGATGGTCGTCGGTGCGGTGACGCTGGCGCCCTGCCCGCGGCCCCCCACCCGTCCCGGCTTCGCTGCGCTACGCCGGGCCACCCTCCCCACAAGGGGGAGGGAGAAGTAAGGGGCCGTCCCCCCTTACTTCGGCAGCGTCGTGCTTCCCATCAGGAACTGATCGATCGCCCGGGCGCACAGGCGGCCTTCGCGGATCGCCCAGACGACCAGCGACTGGCCGCGGCGCATGTCGCCGGCGGCGAAGACTTTGTCGACCGAGGTGGTGAAGTGCGACAGGTCGGCGCTGACATTGCCGCGCGGGTCGAGGGCGACGCCGAGTTTTTCGAGCAGGCCTTGCTTGACCGGCGAGACGAAGCCCATCGCCAGCAGCACCAGATCGGCCTGCAGCGTGAATTCGGTGCCGGGGATCGGCTGGAATTTGGCGTCGACGCGGACGCAATCGAGCTGCTTCACCGCGCCGTTCTCGCCCGTGAAGCTCTGCGTCAGCACCGCGAATTCGCGGACCGCGCCTTCGGCCTGGCTCGACGAGGTGCGCATCTTCATCGGCCAGTTCGGCCAGGTCAGGCCCTTGTCTTCCTTCTCCGGCGGCGCCGCCATGATCTCGATCTGGGTCACCGAGGTGGCGCCCTGACGGATCGAGGTGCCGATGCAGTCCGAGCCGGTGTCGCCGCCGCCGATCACCACGACGTGCTTGCCGGTCGCCAGAATGTCGGCGCCGTTCACCGCTTCGCCGGAGACGCGGCGGTTCTGCTGGGTCAGGAAGTCCATCGCGAAATGGATGCCGGAGAGCTCGCGGCCCGGGATCGGCAGGTCGCGCGGATATTCCGCGCCGCCGGTCAAGGCCACGGCGTCGTACTGCTTCAGCAGCTCGGCCGGATCGACCGCGCCGGCCGCATTGCCGCCGACCGGTGCATTGTAGTGGAAGGTGACGCCTTCGGCTTCCATCTGCGCGACGCGGCGGTCGATCAGATGCTTCTCCATCTTGAAGTCGGGAATGCCGTAGCGCAGCAGGCCGCCGGCCTTGGCGAGCTTCTCATAGACGTGGACGTCATGGCCGGCGCGCGCCAACTGCTGGGCGCAGGCGAGGCCCGCCGGGCCGGCGCCGATCACCGCGACGCTCTGGCCGGTCTTGACCGAGGCGAGCTCGGGCACGAGCCAGCCGTTCTCCCAGGCGCGGTCGACGATGGCGCATTCGATGGTCTTGATGGTGACCGGGTTGTCGTCGATGTTCAGCGTGCACGAGGCTTCGCACGGCGCCGGGCAGATGCGGCCGGTGAATTCCGGGAAGTTGTTGGTGGAGTGCAGGTTGCGCGAGGCCTCCTGCCAATTGCCCTGGTACACCAGATCGTTCCAGTCGGGGATCTGGTTGTTGACCGGGCAGCCCGGCGCGCCCGGCTGCGCCGAGCCGGTGCCGTGGCAATACGGAATGCCGCAATTCATGCAGCGCGCGGCCTGGTCGCCGAGGTCCTTGTCGCTGAGCGGGACGACGAATTCGTTGTAGTTCTTCACCCGCTCGGCGACCGGCGCATAGACCCGATCGTGCCGTTCGATTTCCAGAAATCCCGTGATCTTGCCCATCAGACTACCAACGCCCCTGAACCTTCGAATTCATCCTGAGCCGTCATCCTGAGGCGCTCGCCCGCTTGGGCGAGCCTCGAAGGATGACTGTTCTGCTGCTGTCCCCGCGGCTGTCGCCCTTCGAGGCCGGTGCTGCGCACCGGCGCCTCAGGGTGACGGGCCTGTCTCGTCGTTAAGCCCCGATCGCGATCTTGGGCTCCTCGGCCTGGCGTGCTTTCAGCTCGCGCAAAGCGCGGCGGTACTCGACCGGCATCACCTTGCGGAACTTCGGCAGCCACTCTTTCCAGTTCGCCAGGATCTCGGCGGCGCGCTTGGAGCCGGTGTATTTGGCGTGGCGCGAGATCAGCACGTGCAGCCGCTCGATGTCGAAGCCGAGCAGATCGGCGAACACGTCGACCCGGCCGTGCACCTCCAGATCGCCGGACTGATGATACGCGTTGGCGTTGATCATCTCCTCCGACAGCACCGGCTCGAGCTCGACCATCGCCATGTTGCACAGCTTGCCGAACGCACCGTCCTCGTCCAGCACATAGGCGACGCCGCCCGACATGCCGGCGGCGAAGTTGCGGCCGGTCTTGCCGAGCACGACGACGATGCCGCCGGTCATGTATTCGCAGCAATGATCGCCGGCGCCCTCGACCACCGCGACGGCGCCGGAATTGCGCACCGCGAAGCGCTCGCCGGCGATGCCGCGGAAGTAGCACTCGCCCTCGATCGCGCCGTACATCACGGTGTTGCCGACGATGATCGACTCCTCGGGCACGATGCCGGAGATCGCCGGCGGGCGAACGATGATCTTGCCGCCGGAGAGGCCCTTGCCGACATAGTCGTTGCCTTCGCCTTCGAGGTCGAAGGTGATGCCGCGCGCCAGCCAGGCGCCGAACGCCTGCCCGGCGGTGCCCTTGAGGTGCACCTGGATGGTGTCGTGCGGCAGCCCGGCATGGCCGTAATGCTTGGCGACGACACCGGACAGCATCGCGCCGGCCGAGCGGTTGGTGTTGTTGATCTCGACCTCGAACTTCACCGGCGCGCCGCGGTCGATCGCGGCCTGCGCGTTGGCGATCAGGGTGCGGTCGAGCACCTTGTCGAGGTGATGATCCTGGAGCTCGGAGTGATAGATCGTCTGGCCCTTTTCGGCCTTCTGCTTGTGGAACAGCTTGGAGAAGTCGAGGCCCTTCGCCTTCCAGTGCGCCACCAACGCCTGTTGGTCGAGCATCTGCGACTGGCCGACCATCTCGTTGAAGCTGCGATAGCCGAGCGACGCCATCAGCTCGCGGACTTCCTCGGCGACGAAGAAGAAGTAGTTGATGACATGCTCGGGCTGGCCGGTGAAGCGCTTGCGCAGCACCGGGTCCTGGGTGGCGACGCCGACCGGGCAGGTGTTGAGATGGCACTTGCGCATCATGATGCAGCCGGCCGCGATCAGCGGCGCGGTGGCGAAGCCGAACTCGTCGGCACCCAGCAGCGCGCCGATCACGACGTCGCGGCCGGTGCGGAAGCCACCGTCGACCTGAACGACGATGCGCGAGCGCAGCCGCTCGCGCACCAGCGTCTGGTGCGTCTCGGCGAGACCGATTTCCCAGGGCGAGCCGGCGTGCTTGATCGAGGTCAGCGGCGAGGCGCCGGTGCCGCCTTCGAAGCCCGCGATGGTGACGTGGTCGGCGCGCGCCTTGGCGACGCCGGCCGCGACGGTGCCTACGCCGATTTCCGACACCAGCTTGACCGAGACCGCGCTCTGCGGATTGACGTTCTTCAGATCGTAGATGAGCTGCGCCAGATCCTCGATCGAATAGATGTCGTGATGCGGCGGCGGCGAGATCAGGCCGACGCCGGGCGTCGAGTGCCGCACCGCCGCGATGGTGGCGTCGACCTTGTGGCCGGGCAACTGTCCGCCCTCGCCGGGCTTGGCGCCCTGCGCCATCTTGATCTGCATCATGTCGGAATTGGCGAGATATTCCGTGGTGACGCCGAACCGGCCCGAAGCGATCTGCTTGATCGCCGAGCGCATCGAATCGCCGTTGGCCATCGGCTTGAAGCGGTCGGCTTCCTCGCCGCCCTCGCCGGTGTTCGACTTGCCGCCGATGCGGTTCATCGCGATCGCCAGCGTGCTGTGCGCCTCACGCGAGATCGAGCCGAAGCTCATCGCGCCGGTGGCGAAGCGCTTGACGATCTCGGCGGCGGGCTCGACCTCCTCGATCGGCACCGGCTTGCGGCCCTCGGCCTCGGCGCCCTTGATCCGGAACAGGCCGCGCAGCGTCAACAGACGCTCCTGCTGCTCGTTGAGAATGCGGGCGAAGGCGCGATAGCGCTCGACCGAATTGCCGCGCACCGCGTGCTGCAGCGTCGCCACCGAATCCGCCGTCCAGGCGTGGTCCTCGCCGCGCGAGCGGTAGGCATATTCGCCGCCGACATCGAGCGCGGTCTTGTAGACCAGCGCGTCGCCGAACGCGTCGTGATGACGGCGCACGGTTTCCTCGGCGATCTGCGCGAGGCCGACGCCCTCGATCTGCGAATGCGTGCCGGCGAAGTACTTGGCGATGAAATCGTTGCGCAGCCCGACCGCGTCGAAGATCTGCGCGCCGCAATACGACTGATAGGTCGAGATGCCCATCTTGGACATCACCTTCAGCAGCCCCTTGCCGATCGACTTGATGTAGCGCTTGACGATCTCGTAGTCGTCGAGCTTGGCCGGCAGCCGATCCTTGAGCGCGATGATGGTCTCGAAGGCGAGATACGGGTTGATCGCCTCGGCGCCGTAGCCGGCCAGACAGGCGAAGTGATGCACCTCGCGCGGCTCGCCGGATTCGACCACCAAGCCGACCGAGGTTCGGAGCCCGACGCGGATCAGATGATGATGTACGGCAGCGCAGGCGAGCAGCGACGGGATCGGAATCCGGTCGGCGCCGGCGGCGCGGTCGCTGAGGATGATGATGTTGACGCCGTCGCGCACCGCGGCTTCGGCCCGCGCCGACAGATCCTCCAGCACCTGCTCGAGGCCGGCGGCGCCGAGCGCGGTGTGGAAGGTGGTGTCGAGCGTGCGCGACTTGAAATGCGGATCGCCGATCTCGGAGATCGAACGGATTTTCTCAAGGTCGCCGTCGGTGAGGATCGGCTGGCGGACTTCGAGCCGCTTGGTGCCGGCGATGCCCTGGGTGTCGAACAGGTTCGGCCGCGGCCCGATGATCGAGACCAGGCTCATCACCAGCTCCTCGCGGATCGGATCGATCGGCGGGTTGGTGACCTGGGCGAAGTTCTGCTTGAAGTAGGTGAACAGCGGCTTCGGCTTGTCCGACAGCGCCGACAGCGGCGTGTCGTTGCCCATCGAGCCCGAGGCTTCCTCGCCGGTCGACGCCATCGGCGTCATCAGGATCGAGATGTCCTCCTGGGTATAGCCGAACGCCTGCTGGCGATCGAGCAGCGGCAGGTTGGAGCGCTGGCCCTTGACCGGCGCGTCCGGCAGTTCCTCGAGCACGATCTGGGTGCGGCCGAGCCATTCGCGATAGGGCTGGCTGGCGGCGAGCTGCGCCTTGATCTCGTCGTCGGGAATGAGGCGGCCCTCGACCAGGTCGACCAGCAGCATCTTGCCGGGCTGCAGCCGCCACTTGGTGACGATCTGGTCCTCCGGAATCTTCAGCACGCCCATTTCGGACGCCATCACGATGCGGTCGTCGCGGGTGACCAGATAGCGCGCCGGGCGCAGGCCGTTGCGGTCCAGCGTGGCACCGATCTGGCGGCCGTCGGTGAAGGCGAGCGCCGCCGGGCCGTCCCACGGCTCCATCAGCGCGGCGTGATATTCGTAGAACGAGCGGCGCTGCTCGTCCATCAGCGGATTGCCGGCCCACGCCTCCGGGATCATCATCATCACCGCGTGCGGCAGCGAATAGCCGCCGCGCACCAGGAATTCGAGCGCGTTGTCGAAACAGGCGGTGTCGGACTGGCCCTCATAGGAGATCGGCCACAGCCGGCTGATGTCCTTGCCGTACAGCTTGGAGTGCACCGAGGCCTGCCGCGCCGCCATCCAGTTGACGTTGCCGCGCAGCGTGTTGATCTCGCCGTTATGCGCGACCATGCGGTAGGGATGCGCCAGCGACCAGGTCGGGAAGGTGTTGGTCGAGAACCGCTGATGCACCAGCGCCAGCGCGCTTTCGAAATCCGGATCGCTGAGGTCGGGATAGTACTTGCCGAGCTGATCGGCCAGGAACATGCCCTTGTAGATCACGGTGCGGCACGACAGCGACACCGGGTAGTAGCCGGCGAAGCCGCGCTCGCGACGCTGATACACCGCGTTCGAGATCGACTTGCGCATGATGTAGAGATGGCGCTCGAACTCGTCCTCGGTCTTGATCGCGCCGCCGCGGCCGATGAACACCTGCATGTTGGCGGGTTCGGTCGGCTTGACGGTTTCGCCCAGCGACGAATTGTCGGTCGGTACGTCGCGCCAGCCCAGCAGCGTCAGGCCCTCGGCCTTGATCTGGTCGGCGACGATGCTCTGGATCACCTTCCGCCACGAGGTGTCGCGCGGCATGAACAGCGCGCCGACGGCGTATTCGCCCGGCGCCGGCAGCGTGAAACCGAGCTCGGAGGCCTTGCGGTTGAAGAAGGCGTGCGGAATTTGCACCAGAATGCCGGCGCCGTCGCCGGCGCGCGGGTCGGCGCCGACTGCGCCGCGGTGCTCGAGGTTGCACAGAATCCGGATCGCATCGGCGACGATCTGATGCGACTTGACGCCCTTGATGTTGGCGATGAAGCCGACGCCGCAGGCGTCCTTCTCGCGCGACAGGTCGTACAGGCCCTCGGCCGGCGGACGCCAATCGTGCTCGCGCGCGTCCGAAGAGGCGTGCGTTTTCACGGCCGGGCCCGCCGTCAGCGCATTGGCAACCATGTTCTCGCGCTCAACCTCAGACCCGCTCATTTTCGTCCTCATCTATCCGGCAAGGATATTTTCCAGCAGCGGCGCACTTCGG
The DNA window shown above is from Rhodopseudomonas palustris HaA2 and carries:
- a CDS encoding endonuclease domain-containing protein, encoding MPIATARTLRKRLTPQEARLWVQLRQLKSRGYHFRRQAPIGRYIVDFVCFGAKIVIEADGGQHGMPDGIAADQQRDAFLRGEGFRVLRFWNSDIDRHFDGVMQTVLDALPPPPVRPD
- a CDS encoding SDR family NAD(P)-dependent oxidoreductase, which produces MSYKPLSRSVEGLRVLITGAASGMGRATAHVFADEGARVAVTDVTRDAAQPVAEAIQARGGDATAFALDVGDAAAIKAGVDAIAQALGGLDIVINNAGISVRLPIDDDGYDAGWDRALAVMLSAHPRVIRAALPYLRKSSSPRIVNIASTEALGATAGHSAYSAAKAGVTGLTRSLAVELGPEGITVNCICPGPITTAMTDRISDDHKQKYARRRTALHRYGAPEEVAHMTLSLCLPAASFLTGVVIPVDGGLMARNA
- the gltB gene encoding glutamate synthase large subunit; protein product: MSGSEVERENMVANALTAGPAVKTHASSDAREHDWRPPAEGLYDLSREKDACGVGFIANIKGVKSHQIVADAIRILCNLEHRGAVGADPRAGDGAGILVQIPHAFFNRKASELGFTLPAPGEYAVGALFMPRDTSWRKVIQSIVADQIKAEGLTLLGWRDVPTDNSSLGETVKPTEPANMQVFIGRGGAIKTEDEFERHLYIMRKSISNAVYQRRERGFAGYYPVSLSCRTVIYKGMFLADQLGKYYPDLSDPDFESALALVHQRFSTNTFPTWSLAHPYRMVAHNGEINTLRGNVNWMAARQASVHSKLYGKDISRLWPISYEGQSDTACFDNALEFLVRGGYSLPHAVMMMIPEAWAGNPLMDEQRRSFYEYHAALMEPWDGPAALAFTDGRQIGATLDRNGLRPARYLVTRDDRIVMASEMGVLKIPEDQIVTKWRLQPGKMLLVDLVEGRLIPDDEIKAQLAASQPYREWLGRTQIVLEELPDAPVKGQRSNLPLLDRQQAFGYTQEDISILMTPMASTGEEASGSMGNDTPLSALSDKPKPLFTYFKQNFAQVTNPPIDPIREELVMSLVSIIGPRPNLFDTQGIAGTKRLEVRQPILTDGDLEKIRSISEIGDPHFKSRTLDTTFHTALGAAGLEQVLEDLSARAEAAVRDGVNIIILSDRAAGADRIPIPSLLACAAVHHHLIRVGLRTSVGLVVESGEPREVHHFACLAGYGAEAINPYLAFETIIALKDRLPAKLDDYEIVKRYIKSIGKGLLKVMSKMGISTYQSYCGAQIFDAVGLRNDFIAKYFAGTHSQIEGVGLAQIAEETVRRHHDAFGDALVYKTALDVGGEYAYRSRGEDHAWTADSVATLQHAVRGNSVERYRAFARILNEQQERLLTLRGLFRIKGAEAEGRKPVPIEEVEPAAEIVKRFATGAMSFGSISREAHSTLAIAMNRIGGKSNTGEGGEEADRFKPMANGDSMRSAIKQIASGRFGVTTEYLANSDMMQIKMAQGAKPGEGGQLPGHKVDATIAAVRHSTPGVGLISPPPHHDIYSIEDLAQLIYDLKNVNPQSAVSVKLVSEIGVGTVAAGVAKARADHVTIAGFEGGTGASPLTSIKHAGSPWEIGLAETHQTLVRERLRSRIVVQVDGGFRTGRDVVIGALLGADEFGFATAPLIAAGCIMMRKCHLNTCPVGVATQDPVLRKRFTGQPEHVINYFFFVAEEVRELMASLGYRSFNEMVGQSQMLDQQALVAHWKAKGLDFSKLFHKQKAEKGQTIYHSELQDHHLDKVLDRTLIANAQAAIDRGAPVKFEVEINNTNRSAGAMLSGVVAKHYGHAGLPHDTIQVHLKGTAGQAFGAWLARGITFDLEGEGNDYVGKGLSGGKIIVRPPAISGIVPEESIIVGNTVMYGAIEGECYFRGIAGERFAVRNSGAVAVVEGAGDHCCEYMTGGIVVVLGKTGRNFAAGMSGGVAYVLDEDGAFGKLCNMAMVELEPVLSEEMINANAYHQSGDLEVHGRVDVFADLLGFDIERLHVLISRHAKYTGSKRAAEILANWKEWLPKFRKVMPVEYRRALRELKARQAEEPKIAIGA
- a CDS encoding glutamate synthase subunit beta, translated to MGKITGFLEIERHDRVYAPVAERVKNYNEFVVPLSDKDLGDQAARCMNCGIPYCHGTGSAQPGAPGCPVNNQIPDWNDLVYQGNWQEASRNLHSTNNFPEFTGRICPAPCEASCTLNIDDNPVTIKTIECAIVDRAWENGWLVPELASVKTGQSVAVIGAGPAGLACAQQLARAGHDVHVYEKLAKAGGLLRYGIPDFKMEKHLIDRRVAQMEAEGVTFHYNAPVGGNAAGAVDPAELLKQYDAVALTGGAEYPRDLPIPGRELSGIHFAMDFLTQQNRRVSGEAVNGADILATGKHVVVIGGGDTGSDCIGTSIRQGATSVTQIEIMAAPPEKEDKGLTWPNWPMKMRTSSSQAEGAVREFAVLTQSFTGENGAVKQLDCVRVDAKFQPIPGTEFTLQADLVLLAMGFVSPVKQGLLEKLGVALDPRGNVSADLSHFTTSVDKVFAAGDMRRGQSLVVWAIREGRLCARAIDQFLMGSTTLPK